The window TGGCAGCAGTAGTCGCGCTCGACCTCAGCAGAGGCGGGCTGCGCGGCGTGCAGGTGGACGCCCCCTACACCGCCCGCCCCAAGCTCACCCGGTTCGCCGCGGTCGAGGTGCCGGAGGGGACCATCTTCGATGGCGAGATCATCGATCAGCGCCGCGGCGTCGCCGCGATCAAGCAGCTGTGGAAAGCGGGCGGCTTCACGACGAAGAAAGTGGTGTTCGGTCTCAGTAATCGCAAGGTCGTGGTGCGCGAGGTGACGCTGCCGATGCTGACCGGTCCGCGCCGCAAGGCCGGCCTGCGGTTCGTCGTCGAAGGTCAGGTCCCCATCGACCTCGACGACGCGATCTTGGACTTCCTGCCGCTGCGCGATGTCCACGACAAGGACGGGGACGAGATGCGGCAGGAGGGACTGCTGGTGGCGACCGTGCGCAGCAGCCTGGAATCCACCGTCAACGCGATCGAGCGCTCCGGCCGGTTCGTCGACGCGGTGGACTTCGCGGGGTTCTCCCTGCTCCGCCTGCTGCCGGGACCCCTGCGTGGCATCCAGGCCATCGTGAACGTGGGCGCCTCCTGCACCACCGTGGTCATCGCTGCCGCCGCGAGCCCGCAGTTCGTCCGCATCGTCCCCAGCGGCGGCGACGATGTCACGCGCAGCCTCGAGCGCGCCCTCGGGGTCAGTTTCGTCGAAGCCGAGCAGAACAAGATCGCCCGTGGGCTGCAGGGCGGAGCGACTACGACCCGCGACATCGAGGCCGAGACCGTGCTCCGGGAGAACGTCGCCAACCTCATCGACAGCATCCGCAACACGCTGAACTTCTGGGCGAACGCGCACCCGGAGCACCCCGTCTCAAGCGTCGTGCTCACCGGCGGCGGGAGCCGGCTGACCGGGCTCGCGCCGGTGCTCACGAGCGCGCTCGGCGTGCCCACGAGCCATGGCGATCCGTTTGCCGGGTTCACCGTCTCGCCGAAACTGCGCGAATCCGGCCTGGACAACTGGGCGCTGGAGCTGGCGGCGCCGCTGGGGGTCGCCGTCGGCGCGAAGACCGGCGCGCACATAGAGGACAAGACGCGAACGAAGGCGAAGGCGAAGACGAAGACCGAGGCCGAGGCTGGAAAGGCGGCCAAGGGCCGCCGCACCGCGGAGGTCAAGGCGAAGGGGGCACGGAAATGACCGAGGTGCTGGAACGCCGCCAGCGCAGCCACGCCGAGCCGCCGATGACCTGGCCGACCGGTTCCACGCTCTCGGTGGCGCGGGTCGATCTGGTGCCACCGATCGTCGAAGCCCG is drawn from Microbacterium sp. zg-B96 and contains these coding sequences:
- the pilM gene encoding type IV pilus assembly protein PilM yields the protein MAAVVALDLSRGGLRGVQVDAPYTARPKLTRFAAVEVPEGTIFDGEIIDQRRGVAAIKQLWKAGGFTTKKVVFGLSNRKVVVREVTLPMLTGPRRKAGLRFVVEGQVPIDLDDAILDFLPLRDVHDKDGDEMRQEGLLVATVRSSLESTVNAIERSGRFVDAVDFAGFSLLRLLPGPLRGIQAIVNVGASCTTVVIAAAASPQFVRIVPSGGDDVTRSLERALGVSFVEAEQNKIARGLQGGATTTRDIEAETVLRENVANLIDSIRNTLNFWANAHPEHPVSSVVLTGGGSRLTGLAPVLTSALGVPTSHGDPFAGFTVSPKLRESGLDNWALELAAPLGVAVGAKTGAHIEDKTRTKAKAKTKTEAEAGKAAKGRRTAEVKAKGARK